GGGAACAAACCTGGGCAGCTGGAGATGATTTCTGAGCTGGCCAAGACTCACTGAGATCAACTGAGACACCTTCTGTACGTTTatgtggctttctttttttattttttgtggtaCGTTGCCAACATGGCCTGGATCGTTGATAGTTCTCTTTAAGATACTGTAGCACTTCCCCTGGTGACAAGAACCTGGCTTAAAAATACAGCCATTTTTCAGAATAACTTATTTTTACCGCAAGGAACAGAGCATATCTCATAGCACGGAATAGGCAGGAGTAAATCCTCATTTGGCTGCTGAATTATCTTGGTTACGAGCTGGGGCTGAGACCCtcctggtggtgctgctgccgTGTGGCTGGCTCACCGCTGGAGGACATCGTGATAGTGCCGGGTAGCTCTGGGAGATGCTTGTCCCTAGGATAGGAGAAGGGGCAGGGATGGCTTGGTTTCTTTGCTGAGTGGCCGTGAGTCCTTCCATCTGTCACGCGTGTGCACATCCTCCCGTTGTGAGTGCCCTTTGAACAATGTCTTGCTTGCACACTTACCTGGTCTCAGCATGAGCCTGAGCGACCCCAGCGTTACTTCTGGAACTGACAAACCTTCCTGCCAACGTAAGCCATGCGCTGAAATCTTTAAAAGAGAGGAACTTGTTCCTTGGTGGGCACAAGGATGTCCTGGCATGCAGTCTGAGAGGTGATGCCTTACGTTGGAGCTCCTGTGGGCTCCTCCAGCGCGCTGTGAGCCTTGGCCTGTCGGTGACTCGCAGGGTTTTTGCCAGCTTCAGCAACGGGTCTGATGGGAGCTCCCATCTGAGAGTCCCCCCTGAACCGCCCAGCGCTGCTGGCCTCTGCTTTGTTCCAATAAAAGGTATCAAGACAGAATTGCCTTTGCTCTGCAGATGggcttttgccatttttttggCCTTATCTGAAATCCTTTGCTAATTCCCGCCCACCCCAGCCATTTATCACGTTCTTCTGTTTagctccctccttccttcctttctttgagaCTTTTGGTCACCTGAAAAggcttctccttctctctccctacAAATACTTGAGATAATTGAAAGACAATTTGCTCTGATTGTTTCACAGCTGCTGTAGGCCAAAGAGCAAATCTCTGTTCTGATCTCCTGCTGGCTAGTGTTAAGTACTTGCATCATCTTGGGTACTTCAGCTGTTTGTCCATATGGATTTGCTCTGACTTGAAATGCTGAGGGGTGCTAAAGAAAGGAGAGGCAGGATCCCTGCAGGGAGTGCGCATGAAGCCATATGCCAGTATTTCTGGGTATCTGGTGCCCCCTGGAGACTGCTGCTGCCCAAAAGAAATATAACCAGTATCAAGACCACGCATAAATAGATGACCCTAGTCTGAACAGGCTGAAGAACAGTAAGAACCGTGTTCTCCCAGCAGAAGTGGAGAATATTAGAAAAGACAGTAAAGTAAAAGCAAGGACTCTCTAAAAATAATGTCTCTTAACAGCTAATGAGGACTGACAGCTGTGTTTCGTGTTCATGTATATGTACCtctgtatttccaaaataagtATCCAAGATTACGCGTAGACATTTGAAACTAGTATGATAACGAGGTTTAACTGCTGAGCTGAAAAAATAGGTTAAAGAGGTCTGGTCTTGAAAGGTCAGGTGATATAACAGGAAAATGTGGAAGTCATAAAAATCTGGTATTGGGATTGGAATTTTATCAGAAGTCCATAGGGAAACTggcatgtttttttaattttcttttcttttttgagaaaaGGACATAGCTGTTTAATGATGATTTGAAGCAACCTTCCTACAGAATCAGAGTACGGGAATTGCATACTTCCTGGCAAATGCTGAGAAGAGTGCTGGATGGTTTGGGGTGGAAGAAGAGCATAAAATGCTACGCTTGCATATGGCTATGTTCAGAATTACAACTAAGGCCTTCCTAAACAGCTTTAGCACTGTTGTGTGCTTTGGACTGTGTGGATAAAATTGACCCAGTTCTCATGAGAAGGCTCAGAGTCCCCTAGCTCTGAGTGCAGATCGCTTACACCGAAGTGAAGCTGTtctgagccctgctgctgctcgtTCAGCCGGAGGAGGGCACTGTGCTCTCACGCCAGGCAGCGCCCAGGGGTGGGAGCAGGAACTGAACCTCAGGCTGCTTACAATATGCTTGAATAACTTGattatgtcttttttatttttgttttgataacGGTACCAGTCAAGTGTGCAGAGAAATTTAAACATATAGGAAATGTTTCCCCTCTCAAACAACTAAGAATATATACAGTAACTTTGAAGACTTGAGTTCTTGCACTCGatttttagtgctttttctccctgaaaaaaCTTTGTAGTTCTCAAACATAATAGTTTAGATAGACAGTTTTTTGCTTGTGATggtatttttttgcctttgataTTTATAGCCAAAGAGCGACAGATATTGCTAACTGAAATACTAAAGAAGCTCAGTAAAGAGTAATATTACTTTATGTCTTGCCTGTAGGATTTGCAGTCTTTTAGAAATGGGAATATGTATATTACTTTatctcttctctttgttttccttcctttccaggGAACTGGTAGAGTCGTCTCACTTCTGAGAGCGTTCTGAGACTGACTTGGTTTACAGTGACAGGAAGCTAGCAGAGACTAATCCTTAATTCTCAGTTTCTGTTTGCTGAATAGAATTGCAATATGTTGCAGCTGTTgcattgcttgttttctgttaggCCACTTGTCCCCCTGTGGGCTTTGTGCGATTGTTAAAATACCTTGGATGATGTGCAGcattcattgttttgttttgttttttacagcaAGAAGGTGAAATGGAAGGTGAGGCAGTTGAAGCTATTGTGGAGGAATCAGAAACTTTTAttaaggggaaggagagaaaaacctATCAAAGACGCCGTGAAGGTGGACAGGAGGACGATGCTTGTCATATACCACCAAACCAAGCAGACGGAGGTGAAGTAGTGCAGGATGTCAACAGCGGTGTGCAGATGGTGATGATGGAACAGCTGGATCCAACTCTTCTTCAAATGAAGACTGAAGTAATGGAAGGTGCGGTGCCTCAGGAGACAGAGGCCACGGTGGATGACACGCAGATCATAACACTTCAGGTTGTTAATATGGAAGAGCAGCCTATAAACCTCGGTGAGCTTCAGCTGGTCCAAGTACCTGTTCCAGTGACTGTACCTGTTGCCACCACATCTGTGGAAGAACTTCAGGGAGCTTATGAAAATGAGGTTTCCAAAGGAGGCCTGCAAGAAGGAGAGCCCATGATCTGTCACACCCTGCCTTTACCAGAAGGCTTCCAAGTAGTGAAAGTGGGTGCAAATGGTGAGGTGGAGACACTGGAACAAGGTGAACTTCAGCCACAGGAAGATCCCAATTGGCAAAAAGATCCAGACTATCAGCCaccagccaaaaaaacaaagaaaaacaaaaagagtaaGCTTCGTTACACTGAGGAAGGCAAAGATGTGGATGTCTCTGTGTATGATTTTGAAGAGGAGCAACAGGAGGGCTTATTGTCTGAGGTCAATGCAGAAAAGGTGGTGGGCAACATGAAGCCACCTAAaccaacaaaaattaaaaagaaaggtaagCTTGTCATTTGCAAGTGGATTTTGAGAATGTGTTTGTTAGGAGGGGACCTTGCAGTGTGGTTGCAGTGACTGGGTAGATGCAAATGGGAGTAAAAGAGACGTGTCCAGTGTCACTTGCTGCATTATATAAGAGTATCGGGTCTACTGTTTTGTGGGTAAGCCTCCTGTCATGCATATAGGCTACAAAGGAATTCATTTGCCTTGGTTTGATGATACGGCATTTGTATTCCCATATAACTACAGTTGAAAAGATTCTGTGTTTTGCCGTAATACGTGTTTAAGAGTTTGTGTACACACTTTTCATCGGTAACAAACAGTATAataagctttgttttttctaacCAAGTGCTGAGTAGGGTAAATGGtgtaaaatacagcattatGTACATctgacttttcctttctggaaacttaaaactgtaaattaaGGAGCCCTTTCTAAAGTGGAGTAGGAACATTGAGTACTGGCATACTAATGAAAATTCAAGCCAAGCTAGTCATTGCCTGTGTTCCTAAGGATATGCTGTTGGATTTAATGGTACAAGATTGTTCCTCGTAGTAGCTAAACCTACAGgaatctttccttttcattgctGTTCTCTAATGTTATGCGGAAGACCACAGTACTGTTGAGAATAAAGATTATTTCCTTCATGGCTAGGTGTAAAGAAGACATTCCAGTGCGAACTGTGCAGTTACACTTGTCCACGACGTTCCAACTTGGACCGCCATATGAAAAGCCACACTGATGAAAGACCACATAAGTGCCATCTCTGTGGCAGGGCTTTCCGGACAGTCACGTTACTGAGGAACCATCTCAACACTCACACAGGTACTCTTGCTTTTGTATAAGTTGTTTTTGGAGGATCTGCTTTGTCTTTAGAGCAAAGGAAAGGTAATCTGTCTTGAATCTGTCTGTGTCCTGTTATGGAACAAGCTAAAGAAGAAACCATGCAAGGCTGCTGTCCATTTCTCACATGCATGCTGTTATCCTCTGCCTGGCCAGGTCAGGTGCAGAGCTCATCCTGTACATAGAAAACGAGTCCTGGGCTTGACCTGAAATTACCTTAAGCTGCAGAAAACGTTCCAGTTGTCTTGGTCATTAGTAGTTGTGTTCTAAGCTTCGTGTGGCTGGTGGTTCTTGCAGAAAGGTAAGATGAGGAAAGGCTGGAAATAAACATAAGGGAgttgaaaacagcagcagggtgTTTATAAACAGGACCAACTTAGTGGTAGGATCTACAGCACATTTCTGTTGATCCTTATTTAAGTTTCTAGTATAAAACAACTGGTAATTAAACTGTGATGAAACTTTAAGTGTCTTGTGAcgtttctgccaaaaaaaaaggtaatcttctcttgttttctcttcatatCAATACCCACGTTATGTCTAGCTGGGTGGTTTGAGATTTGTGAATAACCAAGAGGTATTGTGTGTGTCCTGTACCTTCTTTTGTCACTAAATCTGAATGTCATCATCTTCCTGTTTTGCTGCAACTGCTCAGGTACTCGCCCTCATAAGTGCCCAGACTGCGACATGGCCTTTGTGACCAGTGGAGAGTTGGTTCGGCATCGCCGCTACAAACACACCCATGAGAAACCTTTCAAATGTTCAATGTGCGATTATGCTAGTGTGGAGGTATGTTAGTTAATTGTTACAGTACTGAATATTTGCTTGTTCACCATCTGTTACAAGCTCTGCTCCTAGGCATTTCCTCCTTGGCCATTTAAAAAAACCTCTAAGcaaaaaaattataaatcagGTCTGTTCTTGGAAACAAATGGTGGATTTTCCTCAGTTAATGAGAAACTAGTTTGAGAGCACTGAGAGCACACTGAGATCCTAGATgactttcatttcctttgttggTGATAAGttattgtttttgcttttttttaaattggtctTAAAGGTGATGAAAGGAACTGTAGTGTGCTCCATGTTGAAGGAGGCAGCCATCTCCTGAGTAGGATGTGCTTTTCAGACAGTTTTAGAAACATGTATTCTACACGTTATTTATGCTGTTAAGGTGACTGTAGCCAAAATTAATGGCCGTTTGCCTTAATATTACTGAAAATCGCCTTTGCTGCTATCTGCTGGTTGTTGAATTTGCTGAAGTAAACAAAGCTTATTTGAATGCTTTCCCCAATGCAGTGCTGTTACTGATGCTGCAGAACAACTTTTATGCTGTAATAGAAATTGTACAGCATGATGGGGATAAGAAACTCGAGCAAGATATGAGCAACATGACTTAAAATATGGAATGTGTGCAGTGGAAGAAGGGTACAGTGGGAGATGTTGAGCAAGGGATTGCATTTATCTCCCTGAGCTGTGACTGCAGTGCTGTAATTCTGGACCCTGTGGTTTCGAGCGCTGAGTAAACTGCATTTGCAACGATTTTTCATAGTATGCATTAAGAAAGAATGACCAAATTGGTCTTAATGTGAGCTTGTGCTGCATTTTGTAGACAATGGTTGTTGATTATGCAGCATGCTCCTACTTGAGCAGAAAATTCcttatgctgattttttttaacctgggtTCACGCCTTCTAGATAAAAGCAGGAGAGTAAAAGAATTAAGTCAACCTGTTGATTGTAGGTCTAGACTTCAGCTCATCTTAAGAAGAATTTATCTTCTATCTCAAAGGAACTGGAGAACACTCAAGAAAGCACCCTGTGGAGAAAAATGTATGGTGCGGGGGAACACTACGCTCTTCCCCCACCATCCAATATTCTCCTTAGGTGCTTTGGTTTCCcagaacattttcttgtttctctccagGGTAGTTTCAAATTTTAGCTTGTCCTCAAACAATGACATGGTTGATACCAGTAAGGAGCACAAGACTCTAAATGAAGCTGTGCTGCGTTTGGGAAGGGCAAGGCTTGGCAATGAGGTTGGCAGGTGAAGTACAATGGGAGAGAGGGAGTGGTTTTGCGCCGCATGAGAGTGATATTGAAACATGCTTGCTTATGTTTGTTTTAGTGACGaggtaaaatgaaaatctgtttcttgaCTTGTACTTTTGGGAGTCTGACCTGCTCATCTATGCTAACTTCAGTCTTATTTTTGGCTTTCAGGTTAGCAAATTGAAACGCCACATTCGTTCTCACACTGGAGAGCGTCCGTTCCAGTGCAGCTTGTGCAGCTATGCCAGCAGGGATACTTACAAACTGAAGAGGCACATGAGGACCCACTCTGGTATTGTTGAcatggtttttctttttagtgtttgtttCAGTGTCAGATTGCTGAGACTGTGTAATGTGTGGTGACActcttaattgaaaaaaaaactttgtttaatATAAAACCTTTATAAAGTCTGTAGCTGAAGAGTATGCACCATAGTTTATAagcactttaaataaaattcataaaatgttAGTAATTACTACACTGAGAAGTGAGCTTGGAGGATTCAGATTTCCAGTTTCAATGTAAGTTGTTAAAATATGTCCCCTTCTAGTATGAAAAGAAGATATTTCTTCTATTATTAGTGTTCCAGTTAAAGATTAGAgccattttcagtttcataatTGTGTAGTTATAAAAGCATCTCATGTTTGTAGTCCATAAAGACCctgattcttttctttgatagaaatagcatttttagCAGAGAATGTTGCTGGAATGCCAGGTTGATGATACCCCTAAACCTGAAGGGGGAAAAACTGCCCTTGTGTGTACATAAGTATTCAGAAACCttaccccccaccccaccccccccccaaaaaaaaatctgatgctacttgtttttttctggcagtCAGCAGATAGGTCTTCCAGGTATTTCCTCAGGGTATTAATTTAACTGATTTGTTTAAAGAGTGGACTTGGGATTCTTTGTAGAAAGATGCATAAAAGAACTAAAACTTCCAAAGAGACATTGAGATCTTTCTATAGTTACTATTTTTATCTTCTAGCTGTCTGTTGCGAGTTTCTGAGAGGTTTGGGGCTTCTtggttagatttttttaataaaagtacttgtgctatttttttctttctgctactgAAGGAGAGAAGCCATATGAATGTTACATCTGCCATGCTCGCTTCACTCAAAGTGGTACCATGAAGATGCA
This genomic stretch from Cygnus olor isolate bCygOlo1 chromosome 12, bCygOlo1.pri.v2, whole genome shotgun sequence harbors:
- the CTCF gene encoding transcriptional repressor CTCF isoform X1, which translates into the protein MSLKHQQQEGEMEGEAVEAIVEESETFIKGKERKTYQRRREGGQEDDACHIPPNQADGGEVVQDVNSGVQMVMMEQLDPTLLQMKTEVMEGAVPQETEATVDDTQIITLQVVNMEEQPINLGELQLVQVPVPVTVPVATTSVEELQGAYENEVSKGGLQEGEPMICHTLPLPEGFQVVKVGANGEVETLEQGELQPQEDPNWQKDPDYQPPAKKTKKNKKSKLRYTEEGKDVDVSVYDFEEEQQEGLLSEVNAEKVVGNMKPPKPTKIKKKGVKKTFQCELCSYTCPRRSNLDRHMKSHTDERPHKCHLCGRAFRTVTLLRNHLNTHTGTRPHKCPDCDMAFVTSGELVRHRRYKHTHEKPFKCSMCDYASVEVSKLKRHIRSHTGERPFQCSLCSYASRDTYKLKRHMRTHSGEKPYECYICHARFTQSGTMKMHILQKHTENVAKFHCPHCDTVIARKSDLGVHLRKQHSYIEQGKKCRYCDAVFHERYALIQHQKSHKNEKRFKCDQCDYACRQERHMVMHKRTHTGEKPYACSHCDKTFRQKQLLDMHFKRYHDPNFVPAAFVCSKCGKTFTRRNTMARHADNCSGLDGGEGENGGETKKGKRGRKRKMRSKKEDSSDSEENAEPDLDDNEDEEETAVEIEAEPEVEQEAPAPPPSKKRRGRPPGKAATQTKQSQPAAIIQVEDQNTGEIENIIVEVKKEPDAETVEEEEEAQPAVVEAPNGDLTPEMILSMMDR
- the CTCF gene encoding transcriptional repressor CTCF isoform X2 codes for the protein MEGEAVEAIVEESETFIKGKERKTYQRRREGGQEDDACHIPPNQADGGEVVQDVNSGVQMVMMEQLDPTLLQMKTEVMEGAVPQETEATVDDTQIITLQVVNMEEQPINLGELQLVQVPVPVTVPVATTSVEELQGAYENEVSKGGLQEGEPMICHTLPLPEGFQVVKVGANGEVETLEQGELQPQEDPNWQKDPDYQPPAKKTKKNKKSKLRYTEEGKDVDVSVYDFEEEQQEGLLSEVNAEKVVGNMKPPKPTKIKKKGVKKTFQCELCSYTCPRRSNLDRHMKSHTDERPHKCHLCGRAFRTVTLLRNHLNTHTGTRPHKCPDCDMAFVTSGELVRHRRYKHTHEKPFKCSMCDYASVEVSKLKRHIRSHTGERPFQCSLCSYASRDTYKLKRHMRTHSGEKPYECYICHARFTQSGTMKMHILQKHTENVAKFHCPHCDTVIARKSDLGVHLRKQHSYIEQGKKCRYCDAVFHERYALIQHQKSHKNEKRFKCDQCDYACRQERHMVMHKRTHTGEKPYACSHCDKTFRQKQLLDMHFKRYHDPNFVPAAFVCSKCGKTFTRRNTMARHADNCSGLDGGEGENGGETKKGKRGRKRKMRSKKEDSSDSEENAEPDLDDNEDEEETAVEIEAEPEVEQEAPAPPPSKKRRGRPPGKAATQTKQSQPAAIIQVEDQNTGEIENIIVEVKKEPDAETVEEEEEAQPAVVEAPNGDLTPEMILSMMDR